The genomic segment GTGACCTCTAGCCCCGCATTTTTCAGGGTCAGCAGGATCATCTGGCCCAGAATCTGCGCTTCGGGGTCCAGCTTGCTGCCCACCACGATGGGCTTGGCGGCGGCGGTGCCCAGCAGCGCCAGCCCCAGAAGGAACGCGGCGCCTTTCAGAGATGTGGGGATCATGGGGCCACCGTACCTGCCCTGGCGGTGGCCGACGGGTGCGGCAGCTCACAAAGCTCAGCGGCGGCGGGCAGATGAAGGGTTTGTTAAGAGGGTGGTGGGGTTCTGCTGTCAGGGGCTTTCAGCGCTGCTGCTGGCCCTCGTCCAGACCGACGCCGAAGCCCTGGTCCAGCAGCGCCTCGTTATAGGTGCGGAACGCCAGCATGGTCTGGGTGCGGGTGATGCCTTCCACGCGGCGCAGTCCGGCGGTGACCACGTCGTCCAGATCCTCGTAGCGCGAGAGTTTCAGAATCGCCACGATGTCCCACTCGCCGGTCACGGAGTACACCTCGCGCACGCCGGGCACGCCGGCCAGGGCCTCGGCCGTTTCGGGAATGCGCTGCCGCTCTGCTTGGACCATCACGATGGCTGTGACCATGCCTGCCATTGTGCGCTCCGCCGGGGGGCACGCGCACCCGCCTGACCGTTCGTTCGGGGACGTTTCGCCGCTGCCGGGGCCGCTATTGTGCAGACATGACCGCCCCCGCCGCCCCCACCCCGCAGGCCGCGCATGCGCCTGAACCCAGCGCGCGTGAACAGCTGCTCAACCGCATTCAGCGCGATATTCCAATCGTGCAGCGGCCCTATGCCCGGCTGGCCGAGGAAGTGGGGCTTAGCGAGGCCGAGGCGCTGGCCATTCTGCGTGAAGTGAAGGCCGAGGGCGTGCTGCGGCAGGTCAGCGCCATTTTCGACACGCGCACCCTGGGCTACCAGAGCAGCCTCGTGGCCGCCGTGTACGACGAAAACCACCTTGACGCGGGCGCCGAAGTCGTGAACACCCACCCCGGCGTGAGCCACAACTACAAGCGCAACCACGATTTCAACCTGTGGTACACGATTGCCGTGCCGCCCGAGAGCAACCTCGAAGCCCACGTGCAGAAACTGCACGAGCTGAGCGGCGCGCGCCTCACCCGCCTGATGCCCACCCTGCACCTGTTCAAGATTGGCGTGGAATTCGACATGACCGGCAAGGAGGACTGGAACGCCAAGGCCAAGCCCCAGTACACCTCTGAGCAGCGCAACATCGGCTATCAGGTGACCGACCTGGACCGGGCCTTTGTGCTGGAATTCCAGAAGGATCTGCCGGTCACCGAAGAGCCCTATGCCGAGGCCTGCGCCGCCCTGGGCCTGAGCATTGACGAGGTGGCCGCCCACGCCGAAAAGATGAAGGCGGCCGGCGCCCTGCGCCGCGTGTCGGCGGTGTTCCGACACCAGAAGGCTGGCTTTACCTTCAACGCCATGGGCGTGTGGGCCGTGCCCCAGGAGCAGGTGGCAGAAGTGGGCCGCCAGATGGCCGAGTTCAAGGCGGTCTCGCACTGCTACCTGCGGCCCACCTACCCGGAGTGGCCCTACACCATCTTCACCATGGTGCACGGCCGCTCCAAGGAAGAGGCCTTTGGCAAGATCAAGGCCATTGAGGAAGAGGTGGCCCCCGGCATCGACCACGCCATCCTGTACTCCACCAAGGAATAC from the Deinococcus aquaedulcis genome contains:
- a CDS encoding Lrp/AsnC ligand binding domain-containing protein, with the protein product MVTAIVMVQAERQRIPETAEALAGVPGVREVYSVTGEWDIVAILKLSRYEDLDDVVTAGLRRVEGITRTQTMLAFRTYNEALLDQGFGVGLDEGQQQR
- the ahbA gene encoding siroheme decarboxylase subunit alpha, whose product is MTAPAAPTPQAAHAPEPSAREQLLNRIQRDIPIVQRPYARLAEEVGLSEAEALAILREVKAEGVLRQVSAIFDTRTLGYQSSLVAAVYDENHLDAGAEVVNTHPGVSHNYKRNHDFNLWYTIAVPPESNLEAHVQKLHELSGARLTRLMPTLHLFKIGVEFDMTGKEDWNAKAKPQYTSEQRNIGYQVTDLDRAFVLEFQKDLPVTEEPYAEACAALGLSIDEVAAHAEKMKAAGALRRVSAVFRHQKAGFTFNAMGVWAVPQEQVAEVGRQMAEFKAVSHCYLRPTYPEWPYTIFTMVHGRSKEEAFGKIKAIEEEVAPGIDHAILYSTKEYKKIRLEFYKPEFYAWAKEYLGTEA